A portion of the Lysinibacillus timonensis genome contains these proteins:
- a CDS encoding PspA/IM30 family protein, which translates to MTNLFNRFKYQIQADLHEFFDKKESKNPIAMLNQYIREAEKQTEQTGKLLQRQVELKNKLQRELDEATKMLEKRTVQLTLATESNEADLIAFAKQEVETYTIRQTTLLTSIETAKVQVYELESKYETMKHKIKDMKVRQLQLMGKENVVRAHYKMDHVIETNNETNFNDISAYIDHLSNKIDKKYEMTMLESRLAQLEKNKNIIPSNHTIESSEEKAM; encoded by the coding sequence ATGACAAACTTATTCAACCGTTTTAAATATCAAATTCAAGCAGATTTACATGAGTTTTTCGATAAAAAAGAAAGCAAAAATCCAATAGCCATGTTAAATCAATACATCCGTGAGGCAGAAAAACAAACTGAACAAACAGGCAAATTGCTACAACGTCAAGTTGAACTGAAAAATAAACTACAACGTGAGCTAGATGAAGCAACAAAAATGCTAGAAAAACGCACCGTTCAATTAACTCTTGCAACGGAAAGCAATGAAGCAGATTTAATTGCTTTTGCCAAACAAGAAGTGGAAACTTATACAATTCGTCAAACAACTTTATTAACAAGTATTGAAACAGCAAAGGTTCAAGTATATGAACTTGAAAGTAAATATGAAACAATGAAACACAAAATTAAAGATATGAAAGTTCGCCAGCTCCAATTAATGGGAAAAGAAAACGTCGTCCGCGCTCATTATAAAATGGATCATGTGATTGAGACGAATAACGAAACAAACTTTAATGATATTTCTGCATATATCGACCATCTGTCAAATAAAATCGATAAAAAATATGAAATGACGATGTTAGAATCAAGATTAGCTCAGTTGGAGAAGAATAAAAATATTATTCCGAGCAATCACACAATAGAATCTTCTGAAGAAAAAGCTATGTAA
- a CDS encoding alpha/beta hydrolase produces MKRRKLLLFSSVLTTVVSAATTLFGIFVTNQLMYIKKKDDEFIYDREIKAQRFDEQWYNNCRKEEMLIDSPNGYQIKGVYLKPLDTKNTVIICHGVTENKINSVKYVRMYERLGFNTFVFDHRRHGESGGKTTSYGYYEKFDLEAVVNTVKSIVGDEAVIGIHGESMGAATTLLYAGAIEDNADFYIADCGFSDFSKQVSHVIKKQTVLRTQLPVHLADIFLRLRDGYSLKNVTPKEAVSKIESPILFIHSLQDDFILPEMTKEMYEEKNGPKMLKLFEYGAHAQSYNMNPVEYEQTVRAFLNQYVWDKEREKEDLKAEEIS; encoded by the coding sequence ATGAAACGACGAAAATTACTTCTCTTCTCCAGTGTTCTCACCACAGTAGTATCCGCAGCAACTACATTATTCGGTATTTTCGTTACGAATCAGTTAATGTATATCAAAAAGAAGGACGATGAATTTATTTACGACCGTGAAATAAAAGCACAACGTTTTGACGAACAATGGTATAACAATTGCCGTAAGGAAGAGATGTTAATTGATTCTCCAAATGGTTATCAAATTAAAGGCGTTTACTTAAAACCATTGGATACGAAAAACACAGTTATCATTTGCCATGGTGTAACAGAAAACAAAATCAATTCCGTTAAATATGTACGAATGTATGAGCGTCTTGGATTTAATACATTTGTATTTGACCATCGCCGTCATGGAGAATCTGGTGGAAAAACAACAAGCTATGGATATTATGAAAAATTCGATTTAGAAGCTGTCGTCAATACAGTAAAATCCATTGTTGGGGATGAAGCTGTCATTGGCATCCATGGTGAATCAATGGGTGCTGCCACAACTTTACTTTATGCGGGTGCTATTGAAGATAACGCAGATTTCTATATTGCAGATTGCGGTTTCTCTGATTTTTCAAAACAAGTTTCACACGTCATCAAAAAACAGACAGTTCTTCGCACGCAACTTCCTGTTCACTTAGCAGATATTTTCCTTCGGTTACGAGATGGCTACTCATTAAAAAATGTCACGCCAAAAGAAGCTGTTTCTAAAATCGAATCTCCAATCCTCTTCATTCATAGCCTACAAGACGATTTTATCTTACCTGAAATGACAAAAGAAATGTATGAAGAGAAAAATGGACCAAAAATGCTGAAGCTATTTGAATATGGTGCTCACGCGCAATCTTATAATATGAATCCTGTCGAATATGAACAAACTGTAAGAGCTTTTTTAAATCAGTATGTATGGGACAAAGAGCGCGAAAAAGAAGATTTAAAGGCAGAGGAAATTTCTTAG
- a CDS encoding aldo/keto reductase: protein MKKRTLGKSSIEISELSLGCMSLPTNLNEAKPIIEKAIERGINYFDTADLYDKGINEEIVGEALKPYRDQVIIATKVGNVWNEKDNGWHWDASPKHIEEGLKDSLHRLKTDYIDIYQLHGGTIDDPWDEIIATFEKLKKDGTIREYGISSIRPNVFKPFLQHSHAVSNMMQYSILDRRPEEWFDVIENAGVSVVTRGSIAKGLLTKEWKARLEKTNGYISYNKEELQQVLQKIEDEFVDLHAAAIAFNLSHPVIASTVIGARTVEQLNENLQAYEKSQQLSNLSLIKEFAKLDVYAEHR, encoded by the coding sequence ATGAAAAAAAGAACATTGGGGAAAAGTTCTATTGAAATTTCGGAACTTAGTTTAGGGTGCATGTCTTTACCAACTAATTTAAATGAGGCAAAACCAATTATTGAGAAGGCTATCGAACGTGGCATTAATTATTTTGACACAGCAGATTTATACGATAAAGGCATCAATGAAGAAATTGTTGGTGAAGCTTTAAAGCCTTACCGCGATCAAGTTATTATTGCTACTAAAGTTGGTAATGTATGGAATGAAAAGGACAACGGTTGGCATTGGGATGCCTCTCCGAAACACATCGAAGAAGGCTTAAAGGATAGTCTTCACCGGTTAAAAACAGATTATATTGATATCTACCAATTACATGGCGGTACAATTGATGATCCTTGGGATGAAATCATCGCTACCTTTGAAAAGTTGAAAAAAGATGGTACCATTCGCGAATACGGTATCTCCTCTATCCGTCCGAATGTTTTTAAACCGTTTTTACAACACAGTCATGCCGTGTCTAACATGATGCAATACAGCATTTTAGATCGCCGCCCAGAAGAATGGTTTGATGTCATTGAAAATGCCGGAGTATCAGTTGTAACACGTGGTTCCATTGCGAAAGGTTTATTAACAAAGGAATGGAAAGCTCGCCTTGAAAAAACAAATGGTTATATAAGCTATAACAAAGAAGAGTTACAACAGGTTCTACAAAAAATAGAAGATGAATTCGTAGATCTTCATGCTGCAGCCATTGCATTTAACCTGAGTCATCCTGTCATTGCTTCTACAGTTATTGGGGCAAGAACGGTAGAACAACTAAACGAAAACCTACAGGCATACGAAAAATCACAACAACTAAGCAATCTATCATTAATTAAAGAATTCGCGAAACTGGATGTGTATGCTGAGCATCGATGA
- the liaF gene encoding cell wall-active antibiotics response protein LiaF, producing the protein MNRFTTDQLTTAIIILLLIVFAELTIFNNGGAFLLIISCFLLYYSFKKTNRPLFWLGCFFLFLAILSVFTLRLFVVALLIYMLCKQSKKSQDHIVLSNEAFEKGSIHKNDLIGTTTAPLEAYKWQDVQIQRFLGDITIDTTQTILPVGTSVITVRQSIGKVTVIVPYDIPFRLQYSTILGEVKLLQNPSKRLMNEHLLYEDGETEEAKRKLVIHVATWLGDVEVVRQ; encoded by the coding sequence TTGAACAGGTTTACAACAGATCAGCTAACAACTGCAATCATTATTTTGCTTTTAATTGTATTTGCGGAACTCACGATTTTTAATAACGGTGGTGCCTTCTTACTAATCATAAGTTGCTTTTTACTTTATTATAGTTTCAAAAAAACGAATCGCCCGTTATTTTGGCTCGGTTGTTTTTTCCTCTTTTTAGCTATTTTATCTGTCTTTACTTTAAGATTATTTGTGGTTGCACTTTTAATTTATATGCTCTGTAAACAATCAAAAAAATCACAAGATCATATTGTTTTAAGTAATGAAGCTTTCGAAAAAGGTTCTATACATAAAAATGACTTAATCGGAACAACCACTGCCCCCCTAGAAGCATATAAATGGCAGGACGTACAAATCCAAAGGTTTCTTGGTGATATCACAATTGATACAACACAAACCATTCTACCAGTAGGTACTTCAGTTATCACCGTACGCCAATCTATAGGAAAAGTGACCGTGATTGTTCCTTACGACATCCCGTTCCGACTTCAATATTCAACCATCCTAGGAGAAGTAAAACTATTGCAAAATCCTTCTAAAAGATTAATGAACGAGCATCTCCTATATGAAGATGGCGAAACAGAAGAGGCTAAGCGTAAATTAGTAATTCATGTGGCAACTTGGCTAGGTGATGTGGAGGTGGTTCGTCAATGA
- a CDS encoding YqkE family protein, which translates to MAKNKKQSQQSAKRQDELTNESLTLQDQLNGDVLAKLKAAKKNLVEEEQEKEAERQAQLAFERKQREKNMSFEELLEKYGDKGSKF; encoded by the coding sequence ATGGCAAAAAATAAAAAACAATCTCAACAAAGTGCAAAACGACAAGACGAATTAACGAATGAGTCGTTAACTTTACAAGATCAATTAAACGGCGATGTGCTAGCAAAATTAAAAGCAGCGAAAAAAAACTTAGTTGAAGAAGAACAAGAAAAAGAAGCTGAACGCCAAGCACAACTTGCATTCGAACGAAAACAACGCGAAAAAAACATGAGCTTCGAGGAGTTATTAGAGAAGTATGGCGATAAGGGGTCGAAGTTTTAG
- a CDS encoding amino acid permease — translation MMAQELKRDLKNRHVQLIAIGGTIGTGLFLGSGAAIEKAGPSVLLVYLTIGLAVFFVMRALGEMLLSNSGYQSFTDFATDYIGDWAGYVTGWTYWFCWIMTAMADIIAVGVYVRYWFDIPQWVPAITCLVILLALNLLTVKLFGELEFWFAIIKVVTIIALIVIGIVMIVTGFQTDTGYVTVSNLWEHGGFFPNGFSGFLFAFQMVVFSFVGVELVGVTAAETADPKKNIPSAINKIPVRILLFYVGSVFVILCINPWTQLSAASSPFVQVFTLVGIPVAAGIINFVVLTSAASAGNSGLFSTSRMMYNLSKHKQGPKAFSRLNSNHVPGNALFTSAIVVSVGALLSYALPDSAFSIVTTISAICFIWVWSIILISHLIYLKKRPDLHRRSSFKAPLVPFINYVVLALFVGVLVVMFISEDTRSALLLTPVWFIILFFLYGMRRSAK, via the coding sequence ATTATGGCACAAGAATTAAAACGTGATTTAAAAAACCGGCATGTCCAATTGATAGCCATAGGTGGAACAATTGGGACTGGATTATTTTTAGGTTCAGGAGCTGCGATTGAAAAGGCAGGTCCATCTGTACTACTAGTTTATTTAACGATTGGGTTAGCTGTATTTTTCGTAATGCGTGCTCTAGGGGAAATGCTGTTATCGAATTCCGGATATCAATCATTTACCGACTTTGCAACTGACTATATTGGAGATTGGGCTGGATATGTCACAGGCTGGACTTATTGGTTCTGTTGGATTATGACCGCCATGGCAGATATTATTGCAGTCGGTGTATATGTTCGCTATTGGTTTGATATCCCGCAGTGGGTACCAGCTATTACATGTTTAGTGATTTTACTAGCTTTGAATTTATTAACTGTTAAACTTTTTGGAGAATTAGAGTTTTGGTTTGCAATCATAAAAGTTGTCACAATTATTGCGTTGATTGTCATTGGAATTGTAATGATTGTAACAGGATTTCAAACGGATACTGGCTATGTGACAGTTTCTAATCTTTGGGAACATGGAGGATTCTTCCCTAATGGATTTTCCGGATTCTTATTCGCCTTCCAAATGGTGGTTTTCTCGTTTGTAGGGGTTGAATTGGTCGGTGTTACAGCTGCTGAAACAGCCGATCCAAAGAAAAACATTCCATCAGCAATTAATAAAATTCCAGTGCGTATTTTATTATTTTACGTAGGTTCAGTTTTTGTTATTTTATGTATTAATCCTTGGACTCAATTAAGTGCAGCTAGCAGTCCATTTGTACAAGTGTTCACCTTAGTAGGAATTCCTGTTGCAGCGGGCATTATTAATTTTGTTGTCTTAACATCTGCTGCATCTGCTGGTAATAGTGGTTTATTCTCAACAAGCCGTATGATGTACAACTTAAGTAAACATAAGCAAGGTCCAAAAGCATTTTCTAGATTAAATAGTAATCACGTTCCTGGTAATGCGCTATTTACATCAGCAATTGTCGTTTCAGTCGGTGCGTTGCTCAGTTATGCCCTTCCCGATTCTGCATTCAGTATTGTGACGACAATTAGTGCCATCTGTTTCATTTGGGTATGGAGTATTATTTTAATTTCTCACTTAATCTATTTGAAAAAACGCCCAGATTTACATCGCAGATCTTCATTTAAAGCGCCGCTCGTACCATTTATTAACTATGTAGTACTTGCTCTTTTTGTTGGAGTACTTGTGGTAATGTTTATTTCAGAAGACACACGTAGCGCTTTATTGTTAACACCTGTTTGGTTTATTATTTTGTTCTTTTTATATGGGATGAGAAGAAGTGCGAAGTAG
- the sirA gene encoding sporulation inhibitor of replication protein SirA, with protein MRIYSIFNIRKEYQSFIFGRERMLLEMVATREHSSQESSVSKELSFICEPFNSSCVKGDIFNQLQDRFPNVHLVGDYINIQHQLKGEIKIKLFTYYIEAACEGSRMLDLDLFQILGQINDSFLAFNKEEAECGWLKPIKHLTY; from the coding sequence ATGAGAATTTATTCAATATTTAATATAAGAAAAGAATATCAATCGTTTATTTTTGGTAGAGAACGCATGTTATTAGAAATGGTCGCGACTAGAGAACATTCATCACAAGAGTCCTCTGTTAGTAAGGAACTGAGTTTTATTTGTGAACCTTTTAATAGTAGTTGTGTAAAAGGAGATATATTTAATCAATTACAAGATCGGTTCCCGAATGTACATTTGGTGGGAGACTATATAAATATTCAACACCAGTTAAAAGGAGAAATTAAAATTAAATTATTTACCTATTATATTGAGGCAGCTTGTGAAGGGTCACGTATGCTAGATTTGGACTTATTCCAAATTCTAGGTCAAATCAATGATTCGTTTTTAGCTTTTAATAAAGAAGAGGCAGAGTGCGGATGGTTAAAACCTATTAAGCATTTGACTTACTAG
- a CDS encoding VanZ family protein, which produces MRKYFVLVVAGLLIVFLISSMSYQQQTLIPTLRKVLENRPFYEFLSSFEFTYWGRTISVESRGYYYFVEFLIRKGTHFIGYGLIGVLCYLFYRKFNLKFAVVYAISTTFMVACLDEYHQTFVPGRTGVFQDVLLDTAGAITFVLLCKMILSLRSFSKNRKHSATN; this is translated from the coding sequence ATGAGGAAATATTTCGTTCTTGTTGTAGCAGGGTTACTAATCGTCTTTTTGATTTCAAGTATGTCCTATCAACAACAAACACTGATTCCAACTTTAAGAAAAGTACTAGAAAATAGACCGTTTTATGAATTCTTAAGTTCTTTCGAATTTACTTACTGGGGTAGAACCATCTCTGTCGAATCCAGGGGATATTACTATTTTGTTGAGTTTCTAATACGTAAAGGAACACATTTTATCGGCTATGGTCTTATAGGGGTTTTATGTTATCTGTTTTACCGCAAATTCAACTTAAAGTTTGCAGTCGTCTATGCGATTAGTACGACATTTATGGTTGCTTGTCTTGACGAATATCACCAAACATTCGTACCGGGACGTACTGGAGTATTTCAAGATGTACTACTCGATACAGCAGGTGCGATTACGTTTGTGTTGTTATGTAAAATGATTCTTTCCCTAAGAAGCTTTTCGAAAAATAGAAAACACTCTGCTACGAACTGA
- a CDS encoding YneF family protein yields MALWLGILLIVVALIGGTALGFFIARQYMMKYLKENPPINEQMIRVMMSQMGRKPSEKQVRQMMSQMNKLQK; encoded by the coding sequence ATGGCTTTATGGTTAGGAATTTTACTTATCGTAGTAGCGTTAATAGGGGGCACGGCTTTAGGTTTCTTTATTGCCCGTCAATATATGATGAAATATCTAAAAGAAAACCCACCAATTAATGAACAAATGATTCGTGTGATGATGTCGCAAATGGGACGTAAACCATCAGAAAAACAAGTTCGTCAAATGATGTCTCAAATGAACAAATTACAAAAATAA
- a CDS encoding ABC transporter permease has protein sequence MKKLLIILAGGVSLIIALSMVGPMIGLAFSAFIVFAAMHFYLKSNTTFSKVMWILLGIIGLFSAIANIPAIIGIVAIVILFVLYKKWKDEDVKFNFKSSKNDDPFMNFEQEWTNLTK, from the coding sequence ATGAAAAAACTTTTAATAATACTTGCTGGAGGGGTTTCCCTAATTATTGCACTTAGCATGGTAGGACCAATGATTGGTTTAGCATTTTCAGCCTTCATCGTTTTTGCTGCAATGCACTTCTATTTGAAAAGTAATACAACGTTTTCAAAAGTGATGTGGATACTTCTAGGGATAATTGGTTTATTCTCAGCCATTGCAAACATCCCTGCCATTATTGGTATTGTCGCAATCGTTATACTCTTTGTTCTTTATAAGAAATGGAAAGACGAAGATGTCAAATTTAATTTTAAATCCAGTAAAAACGATGATCCATTTATGAATTTTGAACAAGAATGGACAAATTTAACAAAATAA